The genomic window TTGAGACGCCCGTCGTGGGGACTCGGTTCGCGCTTGACGAGGCCGCGCTCTTCGAGACGGCGCAGCACGTCGGCCATGGTGGTGCGATCGACGCCCACTTCCGCGCACAGCGACGTCTGGTCGAGGCCGGGCCGCTCGCTCAGCGTGGTCAGCAGGCCGTATTGCACGGGCGTGATGGCGAAATCCTTGCAGCACTCGAAGAAGAGCGCGATATGAATCTGATTGAGCCGCCGGATCAGGAAACCCGGGCGCTGCCACAGATGTCCGGTCTCGATTCCGTTGTCGGAAGCGGCAGCTTTTTTCTCGGCTACGGTGCCCATCCTTTACCTTTCTGGAAGAAGTTCTGTCACACAGGAGTGTAGCGGTCGCGGGTCTCGATGTCATAAGCGATGTGATACGCAATGTGAAAACGAAGCGCGCCCGCGCTGCTTGATGCACTGCAACCGGAGCCATGAATGATCGCGAAATTGTAGGTGCAATCATAGTTGCGCTGCCATTTTTTTCCGGATACAAAGCTATCTATCAGCGTACTGACGAATGCTGATGGCAGCAGCGCAAGAAGTCAATGACCGATGTCAATACAAGAAGTCAATAGAACGATGCATCGCGCAGGCATCAGGGCGGATCTGTTCGTGTGTAGCGGGACCCGAACACATGAATAATCAGCATACTGATTAAATGGCGAATGCGTTTAAACGTCACCTCACTC from Caballeronia insecticola includes these protein-coding regions:
- a CDS encoding MarR family winged helix-turn-helix transcriptional regulator, which gives rise to MGTVAEKKAAASDNGIETGHLWQRPGFLIRRLNQIHIALFFECCKDFAITPVQYGLLTTLSERPGLDQTSLCAEVGVDRTTMADVLRRLEERGLVKREPSPHDGRLKIANITAKGRRVMKDMYGSMREAQVRFLSPLSPEDRVHFVRMMMQLVEGNNQYGRTSLKHFD